One Camelus ferus isolate YT-003-E chromosome 21, BCGSAC_Cfer_1.0, whole genome shotgun sequence genomic region harbors:
- the APCS gene encoding LOW QUALITY PROTEIN: serum amyloid P-component (The sequence of the model RefSeq protein was modified relative to this genomic sequence to represent the inferred CDS: inserted 2 bases in 1 codon; deleted 2 bases in 2 codons; substituted 2 bases at 2 genomic stop codons) — translation MNKLLLGVSVLTSLPEAFAQTDLNGKVFVFPGESSRDRVNXLIKLEKPLXNFTLCFRAYSGLSCGYSLFSYSIQGKDDEILIFKERIGEYTLYIGRTQATTXVIEELPSSAHICNNWVSSSGIIKFWVNGKPLVKKGLRQGYFVGAHSKIVLGQEQDACGGGFDKSQSSVGEPGDLYMWDSVMSPDEILSVYQGSPLNPTLLDWWALDYEVKGYDVVKPLVWG, via the exons ATGAACAAACTGCTGCTTGGGGTCTCTGTCCTCACCAGTCTCCCAGAAGCCTTTGCTCAGACAG ACCTCAATGGGAAGGTGTTTGTGTTCCCTGGAGAATCTTCTAGAGACCGC GTGAATTAGCTCATAAAGCTGGAGAAACCTCTATAGAATTTTACCTTGTGTTTTCGAGCCTACAGTGGCCTCTCCTGTGGCTACAGCCTCTTCTCCTACAGCATCCAGGGCAAGGATGATGagatactaatttttaaagaaagaattggaGAGTACACTCTATACATCGGAAGAACCCAAGCTACCAC AGTTATCGAAGAGCTCCCCAGCTCAGCGCACATCTGTAACAACTGGGTGTCTTCCTCAGGCATCATCAAATTTTGGGTcaatgggaagccactggtg AAAAAGGGCCTGAGACAAGGTTATTTTGTGGGCGCTCACTCCAAGATTGTCCTAGGACAAGAGCAGGATGCCTGTGGAGGAGGGTTTGATAAGAGCCAGTCCTCTGTGGGAGAGCCTGGGGATTTGTACATGTGGGACTCTGTGATGTCTCCAGACGAGATCCTGTCTGTGTATCAGGGCTCCCCCCTCAATCCCACTCTTCTGGACTGGTGGGCTCTGGACTATGAAGTGAAAGGATATGATGTCGTCAAGCCCCTGGTGTGGGGCTGA